The proteins below are encoded in one region of Arthrobacter sp. CJ23:
- a CDS encoding CoA-acylating methylmalonate-semialdehyde dehydrogenase produces the protein MSTTTTLTTIKHFINGVETAGTGDRSQPVYNPATGQASAELRLANRADLDATVAAARAAADSWGDISLAKRTAVLFKFRELVAAHVDELAALITAEHGKVLSDAKGEIGRGLEVIEFACGIPQLLKGEYSDQVSTGIDVFSFREPLGVVAGITPFNFPVMVPLWMAPMAIAAGNAFILKPSERDPSASMLLAKLWKQAGLPDGVFQVLHGDKETVEGLLTHPDVDGISFVGSTPIAQYVHETATKHGKRVQALGGAKNHAIVLPDADLDNAADHLAAAAFGSAGERCMAISVAVAVGDAAELLVKKVQERALAVKVKNGIEPDADMGPVITPASKERIVRIVTEAEAAGAAMVVDGRELVVPGHEEGFWVGPTVIDHVTAEMSAYTEEIFGPVLVVVRVEDLDAGIKLINSNPYGNGTAIFTSSGAAARKFQRSVDVGMIGINVPLPVPVAYHSFGGWKASLFGDKHIYGPEGVSFYTRGKVITSRWPEATHASGASYNFPSN, from the coding sequence ATGTCGACGACGACCACACTGACCACCATCAAGCACTTCATCAACGGTGTTGAAACCGCCGGCACCGGCGACCGCAGCCAGCCCGTCTACAACCCGGCCACTGGCCAGGCTTCGGCTGAACTGCGCCTGGCCAACCGGGCGGACCTGGACGCCACCGTCGCCGCGGCCCGCGCCGCCGCCGACTCCTGGGGCGACATTTCCCTGGCCAAGCGCACCGCCGTGCTGTTCAAGTTCCGCGAACTCGTGGCCGCCCACGTGGACGAACTCGCCGCCCTCATCACTGCCGAGCACGGCAAGGTCCTCTCCGATGCCAAGGGCGAGATCGGCCGTGGCCTGGAGGTCATCGAGTTCGCCTGCGGCATCCCTCAGCTGCTCAAGGGCGAGTACTCGGACCAGGTCTCCACCGGGATCGACGTGTTCTCCTTCCGCGAGCCCCTCGGCGTGGTTGCCGGCATCACGCCGTTCAACTTCCCGGTCATGGTGCCGCTCTGGATGGCCCCGATGGCCATTGCCGCCGGTAACGCCTTCATCCTCAAGCCTTCCGAGCGCGACCCTTCCGCCTCGATGCTGCTCGCCAAACTGTGGAAGCAGGCCGGCCTCCCGGACGGCGTGTTCCAGGTCCTGCACGGCGACAAGGAAACCGTGGAAGGCCTCCTGACCCACCCGGACGTGGACGGCATCTCCTTCGTCGGCTCCACCCCGATCGCCCAGTACGTCCACGAGACCGCCACCAAGCACGGCAAGCGGGTCCAGGCCCTGGGCGGCGCGAAGAACCACGCCATCGTCCTGCCCGACGCCGATCTCGACAACGCTGCCGACCACCTGGCCGCCGCGGCCTTCGGCTCCGCCGGCGAACGCTGCATGGCGATCTCCGTTGCGGTCGCCGTCGGCGATGCCGCAGAGCTGCTGGTCAAGAAGGTCCAGGAGCGCGCCCTGGCCGTGAAGGTCAAGAACGGCATCGAGCCCGACGCCGACATGGGTCCGGTCATCACGCCCGCCTCCAAGGAACGCATCGTGCGGATCGTCACCGAGGCGGAAGCCGCCGGCGCCGCCATGGTGGTGGACGGCCGCGAGCTGGTGGTCCCCGGCCACGAGGAAGGCTTCTGGGTCGGCCCCACGGTGATCGACCACGTCACCGCCGAGATGAGCGCGTACACCGAGGAGATCTTCGGTCCCGTCCTGGTGGTGGTCCGCGTGGAAGACCTCGACGCCGGGATCAAGCTCATCAACTCCAACCCCTACGGCAACGGCACTGCCATCTTCACCTCCTCCGGCGCGGCAGCACGGAAGTTCCAGCGCTCCGTGGACGTGGGCATGATCGGCATCAACGTGCCCCTGCCCGTGCCCGTGGCGTACCACTCCTTCGGCGGCTGGAAGGCCTCCCTCTTCGGCGACAAGCACATCTACGGCCCCGAAGGCGTCTCCTTCTACACCCGCGGCAAGGTCATCACCTCCCGCTGGCCCGAAGCCACCCACGCCTCCGGCGCCTCCTACAACTTCCCCTCCAACTGA
- a CDS encoding sugar phosphate isomerase/epimerase yields the protein MTDVENKLIIGTAPDSWGVWFADDPKQTPWERFLDEVAESGYKWIELGPYGYLPNDPTRLAEELKARDLKVTAGTVFTAFHRGAGQYEEAWEPARKVAELTAAMGGEHIVVIPAMWRDDVTGEAVENGELSEEQWADLFAGHNRMGKVLLEDFGLHQQFHSHADSHVGAQQDIETLLAATDPQYLNLCLDTGHAEYCGASSLELIKNYPERIGYLHLKQINPEILAEVNEKNMTWAAANLAGVMTEPPNGLPDLRAVIEAVEGLNRPVFGIVEQDMYPVAFDVPMPIAKRTRNYLLSCGSRTRVQ from the coding sequence ATGACTGACGTCGAGAACAAGCTCATCATCGGAACCGCCCCGGACTCCTGGGGTGTGTGGTTCGCCGATGACCCCAAGCAGACTCCGTGGGAGCGCTTCCTGGACGAGGTGGCCGAATCCGGCTACAAGTGGATCGAGCTGGGTCCGTACGGCTACCTGCCGAACGATCCCACCCGGCTTGCGGAGGAGCTCAAGGCCCGCGATCTGAAGGTCACGGCCGGAACGGTCTTCACGGCCTTCCACCGCGGCGCGGGGCAGTACGAGGAAGCCTGGGAACCTGCCCGCAAGGTGGCCGAGCTGACGGCCGCCATGGGCGGCGAACACATCGTGGTCATCCCGGCGATGTGGCGGGACGATGTCACAGGCGAGGCCGTGGAGAACGGCGAACTGAGCGAGGAACAGTGGGCCGACCTCTTCGCCGGGCACAACCGCATGGGCAAGGTCCTGTTGGAAGACTTCGGCCTGCACCAGCAGTTCCATTCCCACGCGGACTCGCACGTGGGCGCCCAGCAGGACATCGAAACCCTGCTGGCGGCGACGGATCCGCAGTACCTGAACCTTTGCCTGGACACAGGCCACGCGGAATACTGCGGGGCCTCCAGCCTGGAGCTCATCAAGAACTACCCGGAACGCATCGGCTACCTGCACCTCAAGCAGATCAACCCGGAGATCCTCGCCGAGGTCAACGAAAAGAACATGACGTGGGCTGCCGCCAACCTGGCCGGCGTCATGACAGAGCCGCCCAATGGCCTCCCGGACCTGCGCGCCGTCATCGAAGCGGTGGAGGGACTCAACCGGCCGGTCTTTGGCATCGTGGAACAGGACATGTATCCGGTAGCCTTCGACGTGCCGATGCCCATCGCCAAGCGAACCCGCAACTACCTGCTCTCCTGCGGCTCCCGCACGCGGGTCCAGTAG